CAATTCCGAGAGGTGGAGAATCCGGTGGAACTAGGTGTTCCGACGAAGAGTTCAGCGGGAGAGAACCCATTGTTCCGGAGATGTGAGGGAAAAACGTAATAGATATCCGAGGTTGATGGATTTAAAAAATGAGCATGAAAGCTCGCCGTTATATGTTTGTTACTTCTCGCCGTAATAAAATATAACGAGTGAGTGTCGGCGGTGGTCATTGCATTAAACACCAAGAGGAACGGAAATCGCCATAGCCGAAGTCATTATCACGTAAATGAGATATCTGAGAGGGGGATGGCatcaatagaaaaaaaaatacaagaattaTTAAATACTGTCACGAGAATGATTAATGATAAGATagtgatatatattaatatttttctaaaaataatatatataaagagtgTTGGGCATAACACCAAAAACTGATCACTTAATAAGATGTGTGATATGAAGAAGAGCGtcctctctctctagtttttaAAACCTCACTTCTCTCTAAACACCCACCAACGTCTCTCGGCTAGAGGaggtgggagcttcggctccctTACCCCTCCCTCCATCTCCTCGCCTCCTTACCCCTCCCCCttctatttttgtgttttgttattttttttttttaggctaAATAAGAGAATCGCAGATTTGGAAGAATTCGGCAACCACTGACCAACATGCGCCCTTCCATGACGTTGCCCAGCCACCGATCTTCAAGACCACCGAATACGGTGCCAAACGGAGCAGAGAAGGGCCCGCACGCACTGGCTAACGTTTCCGGGCGTACCGGCGCGTGGCTCTCACACGCAACCAGGAATCCTTCTGCTGATGCCATGAGCGGCATTTCTGGAGCCTGTGAGTCGGGGACTACCAAGATCTGCTGTCAGTTTCCTTCTAGCGTGGCACGTGTACTGCATGCGCTACAATACTTACTGGTTCACTGGTTTTCCGTGTACAATGTTTCCAGTGTTTTTTTTTGTCTTGTCTTttatttccaaaaataaaaataaaaaaatagtaccaTCTGACTTTTGTCCGGATGGAGTAGTCCCCCCCTCCGTTTGGTGGGGTTTGGTGGGGTTGGTGTCCCATATTCTGCTTAGTCGGATATGGAGATTTGGTAACTCTATCATGGATAGAGTTAAACTGTCTCTTAGACTTAGGTCTTTAAAAGTTAGCCGTCTGGACTAGATCATGTCAACCACATTAATGTGTTGATAAGCTATTAACGTTTATAACTAGCTTGTTGTTTAAGTCAAAGTTATATGTCCTCTTTAATGAATGGATGTCatctgttattaaaaaaaaaggatgtgTGATGAAGATTGAAGACTACTCAGTATTTAACAAATTTCAAGCAGGCTGCATTCAAGTTGAGGAAACAAGAGGAGGCAAGATGCCTTCCCTAAAAAATTCACCACATCACAAGTCATCTTCTCTGTCTCTGTCACTTACAACTCTACTAAAAATCAACTGGAATATCGTAAGTTACAATAACAAACCTGCTTTGGGAAGAAATCTATGGGACTATTTGAAAATTTGCTTCTGTGAGGCCTAACTGCTCGAAGATGTACCTTTAGATTTTTAGGTAAATATCAAGTAATCTTAAAGTACAGATGTCTGTGATACTCTCATCCTATCATAAGATGTTACGTCATTAATCTTGGATTTGAACGTTCAACTCTATtgtactccttttttttttcctaaaacaaTGCAGTCAACTCTATTGCAGCACCTCTTGAAAGATTAACAAATGAAACTTCTTTACCTATACAGCACCCTTTTTAGCTGAACCAAAGATAAGATCCAATGTCTCCTCCTCAGACTCTGAGCAACTTGACACACTGGTGCTTTCAGAAGAAACCTCAAATATCACCTGTCTCTGCAAAAATGAAATACCATCTGCTGTCGCACTCGAATTAATTGTAGATGCTACTGCATTATCGTATTCATTTGGTTTGTTGGACATTGTCGATTGAAGCACATGTGCGTTTGTTTCTGTCTCAATACCAGATGCAGGAGTACTGATGCTGCTTCGCGTTGCTGCATCTTGGGTTTCCACGGTATCGTCTTTTGCTTTCAAGTTATTCAAGACTTTAGATTGGAGCAGACGTGCCTTTATTTCTGCCTTAATATTAGAAGCAGAGTTTCTATCAATTCCATTGGGTTTTCCCACATTTTGGGATTTGTGCTCCTTTTGTTTTGATTCTTCTGAACGAGAGTTTTGACGGCCTGCAAGCCATGGTTCTTGTGGACTATTTTTGGAGACAGAAGAATGAAGAGACAGTCCAAGATCATCTTTAGCCCATCTGTAGACTGCACTTAGTTTTCCTTCCAAAGCTTCAAGTAGAATATCTAACTCATTCATTTCATAACGGAAGAGAAAAAATTTGTCACCCCAAGGGCAAGAACAGAGCTGCTTTGCATGattcaaacatgaaaatttgtTTGGATTGCATTGGCAACTAGCTGCAGACATGTGCAAGTCATAGAGGCACACTGTGCATTCCTTTTTGCCGGTAGCATCAAAATTTTTACGCATCCTCTGTGACCGTGAAGAGTTGCAAAGGTACTTCCTCCTAATACCTTCGTACTTAATACGTGACtacacaaaaagaaagaaaaaacgaaGAAGTCTGAATCAGGTCACTCGCTCCAACAATGTTGAGAAAAACGTAAGTCTTCTGTTAAGTGCAAAAATGAAAGCAGCagtaaagaatataataaaaagaaaactgaaaaaagtaataaaacagaAGAAAAGCTCAAAACTCAACCGCTATTATGTGTTGGCaacaaaaaaaatgtttctATTATTCATCTGCTTTACATTCAGGAGCTGGAGTTGTGTAATCTAGGGGTTACCTTGAGCGCTTTTGCTAATATCCCTCCCTTTCCACACACATCTTTCCATCTCAAATTATCTGATGTGTTATTCCCACAAAGTACAAGTTCCCATTGTGCCCTCACAGCTTCCCTAGCTGCCCCAAGTAGCAGTTTATCGTGGGATAGTGAAGTTTTTCTTCCTTGCTCATGATAGAGTTCTACAGCATTCTGCCCAAAGGGCAACCAGTCAAGGGGAGCAAAATTTACCACCTCCGTACAATTAAAGCCCGAGTCAAATGCAGTATGATATGCTCCTGGGAAGACAAGAACAAACTCCCTAGGATATTGAATGCAACGATAGATGGGTATACCCTCTGACTTCAACATGGAGGCAGATTTTTCAGTAACCTGTACAGAAGAAACTAATGTCATAAAACATCAAGTACTGAATGAGATGCGTCTTTCAATAATTTCTAAAACATCCTGGCGAAACATTATTTTCCATCAACATCGACTTGGGCACAGGAAAACAAGGGTGACCAATCAGCATGAAGGATCATGTTCAATAATGATAGCATATATTGGCTTATGAAATCAGCAAGTAGCATAGAAAGGAGACAAAGTAGACTTTATGGCCAAGAACTATCTAATGCAGTGTAGTGTCAATGGTGTGGCATCCATGGCATAACTAGAAAATACATGCTCCAGTTTGGAATCATAAGAACTTCGTGCCTATTGACCAGAGTATATATACGAATGCAAATGGGAATTAAAGTGGGACTACAAGCCAAAAAGGTATTGCATTTTTACCAGAGTATATGCTTCTTACAGAGTTTTAAATATGTGCATGCTAATCAGCTCCATGTGATGAAAATGAGTCCACCGGGTAGCAGAAGATATGCATCCCATGCCATTAATTTATTGAACAACAAAAGCATTTCGCATCAATGAAGCAATTACATAAGAAGGTATTGCAACTCACCAGCTTATGACCCAACAGAGGTTCAACTAACAAATCTGGAAAGTATTTCTTCACGGCCGTCTCAAACTTAACATTATAGCATCCTGGAACGCAATGCCATATTTTAGGAGCACCCAAATGCATGTAACACAATGAGTATAAGTGGTGCTCTTCAGATTTCTGTttttgaaaatcaatggaatgagatttaatagGATGGACATTCAACGACTTAATGAGGGAACTATCTATCTATACCCAGATAACTAAGAATCCAATTATCTTACCCATTGAAGTGAAGAAAAGCACATTCCTACACGAAGCTGAGGCTGTAAGATATGAGACGTCTCCTCGGtttcaaaagaaagaagagaaccGGGCAGTTTAGGTATATTATTTAAGTTCCAGCTTGATTTCAAATACTTAGTATAACCAGATATCTCCACAAGATTGGATACTCTTGGAAATCCACTGCCAAAAACTCCAGTCTCCAGGTTTGCACAAAGCACCTAAAAAGTGGGCAGACATGACAACATAATCTGCTCAATGGAACAGGCATGAATATAGAAAATGTCACGCAATGAATACGCTGTATAACTTCAAACATACCTCAATTTCTTCAGTTGGATTCTCAacaatacgtatgtattcacCCACAATATCATCCAATGATGGTTCCCCCTTATCTTGGAACCCAGTTGAATTTTTATCCCGACCTGTAACCTTACCTCCactgcaaaaatattggcactTGAAATCATCTGCATATATCTTGAAAGTTTCGAGAGCAAATTTTGGGCCAGGTTCAGACTCAAAGCTTTCAACATTGAAACGTCCAACATCATCAGGGTTTGTGGCATCTTCATCACTAGACTCATAGTTTAGATCCATACTCAAACTTCTACTCTTACCCTTTACATTTTCATTAAATCTAGCTCTTTTGCTCTGTGAAGACTGTTTTTGAAGCCCATCTATCTGCTGAATATGGGTAACAAACGTAGAATTTTCCCATatgttatttttcttaattaggcAAGGAGGTTGCCATGAAGAAGGAGGAACAATACGACAAATTCCATATGCTTCTGCTCTAGGGCGTATGCTTGCAATATACTTAACAGTGTCTTCAAATTCCTGCAGCAAAAGGCTCAAGGTCATGCAAGAATTAAATTtccaacaagaaaaaaatactttacattttaaaaaagGATACTGAGAGCAcgtaaatgaaagaaaaataaagaaattgcaTGAATAAGACAAGAAACACCTCTTCCGTTGGATAGAAAATGGGAGCCTCTTCACTGACACTCCTTCTTGCCTCTTCCGGACGCCACCTTGCTATTACCTGTTTACAAAAAATCCACCGACAATGAACGTCATGGGAACCTGTCCAAGTAATGCTTGCAAGTTTTCAAGTGCAATGGAAAGTTTGACCTCATAATACAAACAGAATGGTTAACTAACAAGAACCAACCTTCAGACAATTACTACAATCTGGGCATCCACGAGTAACCCCTTTTGGAAGGCAAGTTTTAGGGAGATCCTGCAAAGAAAGAAATACCACCATAACTACCACTCAtatcaaaaaacaaatcaaacagATACTGCTTGTGATGTACTACACTTATTATTAACACATGAATCATCCAGAGGTAAGACATATTCTAAGCCACACccttaaaacatataaatacaATCACTCCATGCACACAGCCAAATCATCTGCATTCAGCTTCCTAGGTTTGTCCCTATATGATTTTATTACTAACCATATACAAATAcaattatttctctttcttgcCTCTTCAATATCAATATCCTCATTTCAAATTAGAACAACAATACAATTTTTCATGGTACGGAGAAAGATAGCAAAGCATGGACCTGGGCATTTATGCCTCTCTTAAGATATTCTTAGGCACTAAGTTTAAGattagaaatgtaaaataacaaCACATCATCCTCGGAATTGAGAGGGACGCTGTGGGGGACCTTGTCAGGTATGAAAATTAATACTGAGAAGGAATTTCATTgaaaacaaatattttgaaacaaCGCTTCCCTAAATTTACACCACACAGTAGCATAATATATCAAAGCACCAAACTAAAGCATTGTATAAACAAGAAGAATATTTATGACCATGTCAAAGAGTCCTGATTCAGATTCCTCTGGACTGTGACTGCTTTTGTCGAAAGGTATCCATGGTCTGCGTTTGCAAGATCtcttcaactctgcaatatcGGTCACGTCAGACATGTTGTCCGTCTTGATTGGCTCTAGTGTAGATGCACTCTCGAAGGACATGGAATTATTGGTTTCTTCACTTCTTTCCACCCTCCTCAATGTGAAGGATGTAAGAGATACAAAACCTGGTGGAACTGGGAAACTTTCCACATTCTCATCATTACAACAAGACCTTTTGTGCCCTAAGTCCATCAGCActataaagtaaaaataaattttaaaaaataagtaataatatCCAAGCAATTTAGGAATCAATTATAGGGAAGATATTGAAGTAGAGTCCAACTGATTATGCTCACTGCTATAATGGTTAATAGTCCGCACCAGTTCACAAGGACCACAACTGCGCCTCAAGCAAGGCTTGAAATTGACTGCAGCAAGCCAACAAGAGAATCAAGCATGTGGAAAGACATGATTAGGAGGGAAAACAATGCAATCAATCGATCCAACATACTCCAAAGCATATAGCAGCATATGGGTAAAAGAACTGAGCTCCTCGCAAAAAAATATGATTGCATGTGGAATTAGCATTCCATACTATAGGGTATATATCGTGTGGATTAAAATGTAGATATTTGGATACACAAGTGACATCATCGATATATAAAGCAACAACATAAACAAGATAAATCAGGGCTCACAAGGTGCTATCACATACATCTTGTCAGTATCTCACAGATTGTCCAAACCACCAAGTTTCCACAGCCATCTAACATGCTTCTACATATTTTGCACCCTGCCTAAATATCCCAAGACCATGTACGATATGGTGGTATGGGCtgataaaagaaaatcaatataaatGTAAACAACCATATTTCAACCCTTCCTTTCACCCATTTTCAAGGCATGAAAATGGGATATGAAGGAAATAAACATCTAAGCATCATATAGGTAGAACTTAACACTCTACCTGTTGCAAAGCAAACCAGCAAAAGAAGGGGATGAGGATATATATACTActgaaatttgtgatttagCTGCTGCTTGCCACCGGATGACAGATTTAAGGAAGATAATTTGATGGATTTTACCTGTGAAAGCATGCTACtaagccaatttttttttctctgcacAATTATAGCTGATCCCAAGGATGAAGCAATAGGATCTGGCATTCTGTTTTTCGGTCACTTAAATTGTGCCACATCTGTTTAATTCATTCCAGATTCCAATACTAGACAGTATGATGcagctatttttttttccttccatatcTAATTTCATTTCTATTGCTTAACAAACATACCatactaataaaaaatcaagtcccacattgtgaggtggctgggGAGTTATGGGCGGGTATCCTTAGTAGAGCCGGGCTGAGTTGGATTATGCCTAGGAGTGTGGTGGAGCTACTTGCATGCTGGAATCAGCCGCACAATAGCGCTCAATTGGCAGCTCTGTGGCGGATGATACCTctgtgcttaatgtggtgtctATGGTTGGAAAGGACTGAtagattattacttataaaaaaaaatcaagtcctGGGTTCTCGAATTCTACTAAAGATAAACAAAAGCCATGAATTCATCATTGAAATCTCAAATGTGCTTGGTTCAATGACAATTTTATTCAATTGTCTTAactaacttcttttttttcctttgataagtaagaagaatttattaatccacataatcaagcatggcccaagtacacaggaagtatacaagagattaacctaattacaagctaagcGCTGTGAAAAGCAGCAATTGTCTAACTAACTTCTTTTGACCCCACATTAAGTAACATCTTAATTGGAACCTCAATAACAATATAACATGTGTTGTGCATGCATTTATCCACATGCTAAAATGAAAACCAAGGTGCTGCTGATTTAAAAAGTTTCCTCGTCAACAAAAATGGAGCATGTAGGAATTGCCTTATATTTAACTATAAAATCCTCGACACAAAGCTTTATGCCATCTTAATGAAGAACAACTGAACTAACCAGAATGTATTATCCCTCCTATTATCTTTCTATACGTAAAATATAATCCTCAAATAGTAAACACCAATTCAAAAAAACCAAAGATGTTGATAGATTTCATTTCACCAACTAGGCAAATAAGTCAACAATGATGATCATAAAATCATATAGATGAAAATAAGCTGGACCACCATTTAACTGAAGTTTAGACTGAAGCTGTTGTTCTACAAAAATTCCCACACAACCATCACTGAACTATAAATTTGACTCACAAGTTATCACGGGAACCATTAAAGTGGGTCTACTCAAACCCAATATATCCCAATTTGATTGGAAAGCATAACACTTTTCAGTTTAAACTCATAATCAGCATGCAGCTCACACCAACATAACCGTATCAGTACTAACCGCAGAGAACAAAGAGGAATTTCACAGGCATCGAATTCACAATAGTCAGAAACACAAACCCAAAGTCTAATTCCCGAAAATAGAAGGGCCGGCGAAGTCTTGAATGAAAAGTCTCACAGGGCAACACCTACACCACCAAAATGTTGAAGAAAATGACCAATTAAAgtaaatcaaaatgaaaaaccaaaagaaaaaacgaAAGGGGGCGATTATTGGGGTATCTTTACCCGAAGCCACCGTAAAAGGTCCTCTACTGTTTCTGACCAAAGTTGTTACTGAAAACATGCATGGGGTTCAGATGGGGCTTTCCTCTTCAGTTTCCAGTCGTCTgattggaaaaaattaaaaacaaactgCTTTACTAATCTGCCTCTCGAAAGTCGAAGGCTTAGGTGCAAGGTGGCAGAGTTAATTTACAGAAGGAAACTTACTTATTATCctacactatatattttatatattaaaatattattttttatttttttattttattttatttttattaaattaattaaattatttaatttagcatctatacattatatatttattataaaaaaaattaaaataaatataatgcgTGAAGTGTAAAgatgacaagaaaaatttttctaaacttcgTAATAGAAAATCGTATTACCTCCTTTTTCACTTTTACACCCACGAAATTAGTAAATTATCAGGAAAAAAGGGCAATCTACGGTATAAAATACGTATAATTTTATCTTCGATTAGCATCTAAAATCATGTTAGACGCTCAAATTTAaagtaacattttaaaaaaatagaaataatttaaGACGTAAATTAAGATTTTCAATAATTCGAGATAGAAAGTATAAAATAGAGAATAGGAATCAATGCATACTACGAAGATCGTTTTAATATCTAACCATTTAAGCGGTGCTTTAATTGGTGGAATATGCAGGTCTTTATCTAGCTTTCCAGTCATTTGCTAACCTGAGAGAGAGGGCGGGAAAATGGTCACAACGGGCATGCCGGTGGCCCCATCGGCTAGGGTtggtaaattataatattatattatatagatcaatTCAAATTCGATCTGTTAAACTAAACAGGCTAAATTTTTAAACCTTAACACGACTATTTAAATAACAAATCATGTCGTGTCAC
This is a stretch of genomic DNA from Carya illinoinensis cultivar Pawnee chromosome 3, C.illinoinensisPawnee_v1, whole genome shotgun sequence. It encodes these proteins:
- the LOC122305345 gene encoding putative lysine-specific demethylase JMJ16 isoform X10 translates to MDLGHKRSCCNDENVESFPVPPGFVSLTSFTLRRVERSEETNNSMSFESASTLEPIKTDNMSDVTDIAELKRSCKRRPWIPFDKSSHSPEESESGLFDMDLPKTCLPKGVTRGCPDCSNCLKVIARWRPEEARRSVSEEAPIFYPTEEEFEDTVKYIASIRPRAEAYGICRIVPPSSWQPPCLIKKNNIWENSTFVTHIQQIDGLQKQSSQSKRARFNENVKGKSRSLSMDLNYESSDEDATNPDDVGRFNVESFESEPGPKFALETFKIYADDFKCQYFCSGGKVTGRDKNSTGFQDKGEPSLDDIVGEYIRIVENPTEEIEVLCANLETGVFGSGFPRVSNLVEISGYTKYLKSSWNLNNIPKLPGSLLSFETEETSHILQPQLRVGMCFSSLQWKSEEHHLYSLCYMHLGAPKIWHCVPGCYNVKFETAVKKYFPDLLVEPLLGHKLVTEKSASMLKSEGIPIYRCIQYPREFVLVFPGAYHTAFDSGFNCTEVVNFAPLDWLPFGQNAVELYHEQGRKTSLSHDKLLLGAAREAVRAQWELVLCGNNTSDNLRWKDVCGKGGILAKALKSRIKYEGIRRKYLCNSSRSQRMRKNFDATGKKECTVCLYDLHMSAASCQCNPNKFSCLNHAKQLCSCPWGDKFFLFRYEMNELDILLEALEGKLSAVYRWAKDDLGLSLHSSVSKNSPQEPWLAGRQNSRSEESKQKEHKSQNVGKPNGIDRNSASNIKAEIKARLLQSKVLNNLKAKDDTVETQDAATRSSISTPASGIETETNAHVLQSTMSNKPNEYDNAVASTINSSATADGISFLQRQVIFEVSSESTSVSSCSESEEETLDLIFGSAKKGAV
- the LOC122305345 gene encoding putative lysine-specific demethylase JMJ16 isoform X9; protein product: MLMDLGHKRSCCNDENVESFPVPPGFVSLTSFTLRRVERSEETNNSMSFESASTLEPIKTDNMSDVTDIAELKRSCKRRPWIPFDKSSHSPEESESGLFDMDLPKTCLPKGVTRGCPDCSNCLKVIARWRPEEARRSVSEEAPIFYPTEEEFEDTVKYIASIRPRAEAYGICRIVPPSSWQPPCLIKKNNIWENSTFVTHIQQIDGLQKQSSQSKRARFNENVKGKSRSLSMDLNYESSDEDATNPDDVGRFNVESFESEPGPKFALETFKIYADDFKCQYFCSGGKVTGRDKNSTGFQDKGEPSLDDIVGEYIRIVENPTEEIEVLCANLETGVFGSGFPRVSNLVEISGYTKYLKSSWNLNNIPKLPGSLLSFETEETSHILQPQLRVGMCFSSLQWKSEEHHLYSLCYMHLGAPKIWHCVPGCYNVKFETAVKKYFPDLLVEPLLGHKLVTEKSASMLKSEGIPIYRCIQYPREFVLVFPGAYHTAFDSGFNCTEVVNFAPLDWLPFGQNAVELYHEQGRKTSLSHDKLLLGAAREAVRAQWELVLCGNNTSDNLRWKDVCGKGGILAKALKSRIKYEGIRRKYLCNSSRSQRMRKNFDATGKKECTVCLYDLHMSAASCQCNPNKFSCLNHAKQLCSCPWGDKFFLFRYEMNELDILLEALEGKLSAVYRWAKDDLGLSLHSSVSKNSPQEPWLAGRQNSRSEESKQKEHKSQNVGKPNGIDRNSASNIKAEIKARLLQSKVLNNLKAKDDTVETQDAATRSSISTPASGIETETNAHVLQSTMSNKPNEYDNAVASTINSSATADGISFLQRQVIFEVSSESTSVSSCSESEEETLDLIFGSAKKGAV
- the LOC122305345 gene encoding putative lysine-specific demethylase JMJ16 isoform X5, whose amino-acid sequence is MLDGCGNLVVWTICEILTRFNFKPCLRRSCGPCELVRTINHYSMLMDLGHKRSCCNDENVESFPVPPGFVSLTSFTLRRVERSEETNNSMSFESASTLEPIKTDNMSDVTDIAELKRSCKRRPWIPFDKSSHSPEESESGLFDMDLPKTCLPKGVTRGCPDCSNCLKVIARWRPEEARRSVSEEAPIFYPTEEEFEDTVKYIASIRPRAEAYGICRIVPPSSWQPPCLIKKNNIWENSTFVTHIQQIDGLQKQSSQSKRARFNENVKGKSRSLSMDLNYESSDEDATNPDDVGRFNVESFESEPGPKFALETFKIYADDFKCQYFCSGGKVTGRDKNSTGFQDKGEPSLDDIVGEYIRIVENPTEEIEVLCANLETGVFGSGFPRVSNLVEISGYTKYLKSSWNLNNIPKLPGSLLSFETEETSHILQPQLRVGMCFSSLQWKSEEHHLYSLCYMHLGAPKIWHCVPGCYNVKFETAVKKYFPDLLVEPLLGHKLVTEKSASMLKSEGIPIYRCIQYPREFVLVFPGAYHTAFDSGFNCTEVVNFAPLDWLPFGQNAVELYHEQGRKTSLSHDKLLLGAAREAVRAQWELVLCGNNTSDNLRWKDVCGKGGILAKALKSRIKYEGIRRKYLCNSSRSQRMRKNFDATGKKECTVCLYDLHMSAASCQCNPNKFSCLNHAKQLCSCPWGDKFFLFRYEMNELDILLEALEGKLSAVYRWAKDDLGLSLHSSVSKNSPQEPWLAGRQNSRSEESKQKEHKSQNVGKPNGIDRNSASNIKAEIKARLLQSKVLNNLKAKDDTVETQDAATRSSISTPASGIETETNAHVLQSTMSNKPNEYDNAVASTINSSATADGISFLQRQVIFEVSSESTSVSSCSESEEETLDLIFGSAKKGAV
- the LOC122305345 gene encoding putative lysine-specific demethylase JMJ16 isoform X1 produces the protein MLDGCGNLVVWTICEILTRFLLPICCYMLWINFKPCLRRSCGPCELVRTINHYSSELLMDLGHKRSCCNDENVESFPVPPGFVSLTSFTLRRVERSEETNNSMSFESASTLEPIKTDNMSDVTDIAELKRSCKRRPWIPFDKSSHSPEESESGLFDMDLPKTCLPKGVTRGCPDCSNCLKVIARWRPEEARRSVSEEAPIFYPTEEEFEDTVKYIASIRPRAEAYGICRIVPPSSWQPPCLIKKNNIWENSTFVTHIQQIDGLQKQSSQSKRARFNENVKGKSRSLSMDLNYESSDEDATNPDDVGRFNVESFESEPGPKFALETFKIYADDFKCQYFCSGGKVTGRDKNSTGFQDKGEPSLDDIVGEYIRIVENPTEEIEVLCANLETGVFGSGFPRVSNLVEISGYTKYLKSSWNLNNIPKLPGSLLSFETEETSHILQPQLRVGMCFSSLQWKSEEHHLYSLCYMHLGAPKIWHCVPGCYNVKFETAVKKYFPDLLVEPLLGHKLVTEKSASMLKSEGIPIYRCIQYPREFVLVFPGAYHTAFDSGFNCTEVVNFAPLDWLPFGQNAVELYHEQGRKTSLSHDKLLLGAAREAVRAQWELVLCGNNTSDNLRWKDVCGKGGILAKALKSRIKYEGIRRKYLCNSSRSQRMRKNFDATGKKECTVCLYDLHMSAASCQCNPNKFSCLNHAKQLCSCPWGDKFFLFRYEMNELDILLEALEGKLSAVYRWAKDDLGLSLHSSVSKNSPQEPWLAGRQNSRSEESKQKEHKSQNVGKPNGIDRNSASNIKAEIKARLLQSKVLNNLKAKDDTVETQDAATRSSISTPASGIETETNAHVLQSTMSNKPNEYDNAVASTINSSATADGISFLQRQVIFEVSSESTSVSSCSESEEETLDLIFGSAKKGAV
- the LOC122305345 gene encoding putative lysine-specific demethylase JMJ16 isoform X4, with product MLDGCGNLVVWTICEILTRFNFKPCLRRSCGPCELVRTINHYSSELLMDLGHKRSCCNDENVESFPVPPGFVSLTSFTLRRVERSEETNNSMSFESASTLEPIKTDNMSDVTDIAELKRSCKRRPWIPFDKSSHSPEESESGLFDMDLPKTCLPKGVTRGCPDCSNCLKVIARWRPEEARRSVSEEAPIFYPTEEEFEDTVKYIASIRPRAEAYGICRIVPPSSWQPPCLIKKNNIWENSTFVTHIQQIDGLQKQSSQSKRARFNENVKGKSRSLSMDLNYESSDEDATNPDDVGRFNVESFESEPGPKFALETFKIYADDFKCQYFCSGGKVTGRDKNSTGFQDKGEPSLDDIVGEYIRIVENPTEEIEVLCANLETGVFGSGFPRVSNLVEISGYTKYLKSSWNLNNIPKLPGSLLSFETEETSHILQPQLRVGMCFSSLQWKSEEHHLYSLCYMHLGAPKIWHCVPGCYNVKFETAVKKYFPDLLVEPLLGHKLVTEKSASMLKSEGIPIYRCIQYPREFVLVFPGAYHTAFDSGFNCTEVVNFAPLDWLPFGQNAVELYHEQGRKTSLSHDKLLLGAAREAVRAQWELVLCGNNTSDNLRWKDVCGKGGILAKALKSRIKYEGIRRKYLCNSSRSQRMRKNFDATGKKECTVCLYDLHMSAASCQCNPNKFSCLNHAKQLCSCPWGDKFFLFRYEMNELDILLEALEGKLSAVYRWAKDDLGLSLHSSVSKNSPQEPWLAGRQNSRSEESKQKEHKSQNVGKPNGIDRNSASNIKAEIKARLLQSKVLNNLKAKDDTVETQDAATRSSISTPASGIETETNAHVLQSTMSNKPNEYDNAVASTINSSATADGISFLQRQVIFEVSSESTSVSSCSESEEETLDLIFGSAKKGAV
- the LOC122305345 gene encoding putative lysine-specific demethylase JMJ16 isoform X3 gives rise to the protein MPVKFLFVLCVLLPICCYMLWINFKPCLRRSCGPCELVRTINHYSSELLMDLGHKRSCCNDENVESFPVPPGFVSLTSFTLRRVERSEETNNSMSFESASTLEPIKTDNMSDVTDIAELKRSCKRRPWIPFDKSSHSPEESESGLFDMDLPKTCLPKGVTRGCPDCSNCLKVIARWRPEEARRSVSEEAPIFYPTEEEFEDTVKYIASIRPRAEAYGICRIVPPSSWQPPCLIKKNNIWENSTFVTHIQQIDGLQKQSSQSKRARFNENVKGKSRSLSMDLNYESSDEDATNPDDVGRFNVESFESEPGPKFALETFKIYADDFKCQYFCSGGKVTGRDKNSTGFQDKGEPSLDDIVGEYIRIVENPTEEIEVLCANLETGVFGSGFPRVSNLVEISGYTKYLKSSWNLNNIPKLPGSLLSFETEETSHILQPQLRVGMCFSSLQWKSEEHHLYSLCYMHLGAPKIWHCVPGCYNVKFETAVKKYFPDLLVEPLLGHKLVTEKSASMLKSEGIPIYRCIQYPREFVLVFPGAYHTAFDSGFNCTEVVNFAPLDWLPFGQNAVELYHEQGRKTSLSHDKLLLGAAREAVRAQWELVLCGNNTSDNLRWKDVCGKGGILAKALKSRIKYEGIRRKYLCNSSRSQRMRKNFDATGKKECTVCLYDLHMSAASCQCNPNKFSCLNHAKQLCSCPWGDKFFLFRYEMNELDILLEALEGKLSAVYRWAKDDLGLSLHSSVSKNSPQEPWLAGRQNSRSEESKQKEHKSQNVGKPNGIDRNSASNIKAEIKARLLQSKVLNNLKAKDDTVETQDAATRSSISTPASGIETETNAHVLQSTMSNKPNEYDNAVASTINSSATADGISFLQRQVIFEVSSESTSVSSCSESEEETLDLIFGSAKKGAV